GGGCCTCTTTCATGTctctgttcctcaggctgtagatgaaGGGGTTCAGCATGGGGGTCACCACTGTGTACATCATGGCCATGGCTGTCTCCTTCACAGTGGAGTTATTAGCTGATGGAAATATGTAGAGACCAATAAGTGTCCCATAGAACAGTGAGACCACAGACAGGTGGGAGCCACAGGTGGAGAAGACCTTGTGGATAACCCGAGCAGATGAAACCTTTAGGATGGAGCAGACAATTTTTACATAGGACACAACGATGAGTAAAAATGGGATGACACTGAAAAGCCCTCCCAAGATAAATATCATTAATTCATTAATATAAATGTCAGAGCAGGCCAACTTGAGCAGGGCAGATAAGTCACAGAAAAATTGGGGGATCACGTTGTCCTCACAGAATGACAGTCTAGCCAGGAGTAGGGTGTGCAGCATGGCATACAGCATGGTAAGGACCCAACACAACActaccagacacacacagagcgtGGGGCTCATGATGCTGGTGTAATGAAGAGGGaaacagatggccacatagcggtcataggccataaCCACAAGAAGGAAAGTCTCCATGCCTCCAAAAACTATTAAGAAGTACATTTGTGTCAGACAACCTGCATAGGGGATGGATAGGTCATTGTTCTGCATGTTCTGCAGCAATTTGGGCATTGTGACAGAGGACaaacagaggtcagagaaggacaAGTTGCTGAGAAACAAGTACATTGGTGTGTGGAGATGGGAGTCCAGTagaatgaggatgatgatgaggaggtTCCCCAGGACAGTGGTGAGGTACATGGCCAGGAGCAGGGCATAGAACAGGTGCTTGTGCTCTGGGGGGATGTCCAGGCCCAAGAGCAGGAACTGGGAGGTAAAAGTTTTATTGCTCATTGTAATttttcctctccagtcctaatgAGAAAACATCAGTGTccctaaaaattcaaaatataaacgAA
The Microtus pennsylvanicus isolate mMicPen1 chromosome 11, mMicPen1.hap1, whole genome shotgun sequence genome window above contains:
- the LOC142831950 gene encoding olfactory receptor 1468-like; its protein translation is MSNKTFTSQFLLLGLDIPPEHKHLFYALLLAMYLTTVLGNLLIIILILLDSHLHTPMYLFLSNLSFSDLCLSSVTMPKLLQNMQNNDLSIPYAGCLTQMYFLIVFGGMETFLLVVMAYDRYVAICFPLHYTSIMSPTLCVCLVVLCWVLTMLYAMLHTLLLARLSFCEDNVIPQFFCDLSALLKLACSDIYINELMIFILGGLFSVIPFLLIVVSYVKIVCSILKVSSARVIHKVFSTCGSHLSVVSLFYGTLIGLYIFPSANNSTVKETAMAMMYTVVTPMLNPFIYSLRNRDMKEALISVLCKKKISL